The Narcine bancroftii isolate sNarBan1 chromosome 6, sNarBan1.hap1, whole genome shotgun sequence genome window below encodes:
- the tcf21 gene encoding transcription factor 21, which yields MSTGSVSDAEDLQEMEVLGTEEECDVLKRKSNKEFFTSNDSNEDSSNNEHESPKKGRGASGKRRKTGSNKSPLNGVTQEGKQVQRNAANARERARMRVLSKAFSRLKTTLPWVPPDTKLSKLDTLRLASSYIAHLRQILANDKYENGYIHPVNLTWPFMVAGKSESELKEVVSTGRLCGTTAS from the exons ATGTCCACTGGGTCCGTTAGCGATGCAGAAGATCTCCAGGAAATGGAAGTACTGGGCACGGAGGAGGAATGCGATGTTTTAAAGAGGAAATCGAACAAGGAATTCTTCACTTCCAACGACAGCAACGAAGACAGCTCCAACAACGAACACGAGTCCCCCAAAAAGGGCAGGGGGGCTTCGGGAAAGAGGCGCAAGACGGGCTCCAATAAATCGCCTTTGAATGGGGTGACCCAGGAAGGGAAACAGGTTCAACGTAACGCAGCAAACGCCAGGGAGAGAGCCAGGATGAGGGTACTCAGCAAAGCGTTCTCTCGTCTCAAAACCACCCTGCCCTGGGTCCCGCCAGACACCAAGCTCTCCAAACTCGACACTCTTCGGCTGGCATCCAGCTACATCGCACATCTGAGACAGATTCTTGCCAACGACAAGTATGAGAACGGCTACATTCACCCAGTCAACCTG acGTGGCCGTTTATGGTCGCGGGAAAGTCAGAGAGCGAGTTAAAGGAGGTTGTGAGCACAGGCCGTTTGTGTGGGACGACAGCGTCATGA